One window of the Mycobacterium sp. SVM_VP21 genome contains the following:
- a CDS encoding alpha/beta fold hydrolase: MTTPTTTTVTSGDGVNLAVHAYTDLAPQRTTILAIHGYPDNHHVWDGVARELIEQNPGRYNVVAYDVRGAGTSSAPADRSGYRFPHLIADVAAVLDHLGRLGVGQVHLLGHDWGSIQGWAAITDPAVAAKVVSYTSISGPHLDYAGRFLRSARNLRTLGDVVRQLLESSYIWLFLTPRVPEAAFRSGLGVRVLGWLDRIGRSGNPQPAMPRGENDYVNGLNLYRANMPGPFLKPARPLPATDVAVQVLAPRLDVFVSPALQRFTGSIPANHRVLDIDGGHWVVADRPDMIARLTDEWVQHSVAGATGDDVRPA, from the coding sequence ATGACTACCCCGACCACTACCACTGTGACGTCAGGCGACGGTGTGAACCTTGCGGTGCACGCGTACACCGATCTGGCCCCACAGCGGACGACCATCCTGGCGATCCACGGCTACCCCGACAATCACCATGTCTGGGACGGGGTGGCTCGTGAGCTCATCGAGCAGAACCCAGGCCGCTACAACGTTGTCGCCTACGACGTGCGTGGTGCGGGGACGTCCTCAGCGCCGGCGGACAGATCCGGCTACCGATTCCCGCACCTGATCGCCGACGTCGCCGCGGTGCTCGACCACCTGGGCCGGCTGGGCGTGGGCCAGGTTCACCTCCTGGGTCACGACTGGGGATCGATTCAGGGTTGGGCCGCCATCACCGACCCGGCCGTGGCGGCCAAAGTCGTTTCCTACACCTCGATTTCAGGTCCCCACCTGGACTACGCCGGCCGGTTCCTGCGCTCGGCACGAAACCTGCGGACCCTCGGCGATGTCGTCAGGCAGCTGCTGGAGTCCAGCTACATCTGGCTGTTCCTGACCCCGCGGGTGCCCGAGGCGGCCTTCCGCTCCGGTCTGGGCGTCCGCGTGCTCGGCTGGCTTGACCGCATCGGTCGCTCGGGCAACCCGCAGCCGGCCATGCCCCGGGGTGAGAACGACTACGTCAACGGGCTCAACCTCTACCGCGCGAACATGCCGGGCCCCTTCCTGAAGCCGGCGCGGCCGTTGCCGGCCACCGATGTCGCGGTGCAGGTGCTCGCGCCGCGCTTGGACGTCTTCGTCAGCCCGGCCCTGCAGCGCTTCACCGGGTCCATCCCGGCCAACCACCGGGTGCTCGACATCGATGGCGGTCACTGGGTGGTGGCCGATCGCCCCGACATGATCGCCCGGCTCACCGACGAGTGGGTGCAACACAGCGTGGCCGGTGCAACCGGTGATGACGTGCGACCGGCCTGA
- the dapB gene encoding 4-hydroxy-tetrahydrodipicolinate reductase, with translation MRVAVLGAKGKVGATMVAAVQAAEDLTLSAEVDAGDELSLLTDGGTEVVIDFTHPDVVMDNLKFLIDNGIHAVVGTTGFTEERVAQVRSWIEAKPGSAVLIAPNFAIGAVLSMHFATQAAKYFESVEVIELHHPHKADAPSGTATRTAALIAEARKGLPPNPDATSTGLPGARGADVDGVPVHSIRLAGLVAHQEVLFGTMGETLTIRHDSIDRTSFVPGVLLAVRRVAEFPGLTIGIEPLLDLK, from the coding sequence ATGCGGGTAGCAGTATTGGGCGCCAAGGGGAAAGTCGGCGCGACGATGGTTGCGGCGGTGCAGGCCGCAGAAGATCTGACCCTGTCCGCCGAGGTCGACGCCGGTGACGAACTGAGCCTGTTGACCGACGGCGGCACCGAGGTGGTGATCGACTTCACCCACCCCGACGTCGTGATGGACAACCTGAAGTTCTTGATCGACAACGGGATCCATGCGGTCGTGGGCACCACCGGGTTCACTGAGGAGCGGGTCGCCCAGGTGCGTTCCTGGATCGAGGCCAAGCCCGGTTCGGCGGTGCTGATCGCACCCAACTTCGCCATCGGCGCGGTGCTGTCGATGCATTTCGCGACCCAGGCCGCAAAGTACTTCGAATCGGTCGAGGTCATCGAGCTGCACCACCCGCACAAGGCCGATGCGCCGTCGGGTACCGCCACTCGCACCGCCGCGCTGATCGCCGAAGCGCGAAAGGGACTGCCGCCTAACCCCGACGCCACCAGCACCGGCCTGCCCGGAGCCCGCGGCGCGGACGTCGACGGTGTGCCTGTGCATTCGATCCGGCTGGCCGGGCTGGTCGCCCACCAAGAGGTCCTGTTTGGGACCATGGGGGAGACGCTGACCATCCGCCACGACAGCATTGACCGGACTTCATTCGTTCCCGGGGTGCTGCTGGCGGTACGCCGGGTCGCCGAGTTTCCCGGGCTCACGATCGGCATCGAACCCCTCCTCGACCTGAAGTAG
- a CDS encoding PE family protein: protein MSFVNAHPETLTSAADSLSSTGFALASQNEAAHIVTTAVVPPSTDDVSAMLAARFAIQAQLYHQVSAQATSIHEMFVATLNASANTYATAEAANVIAAG, encoded by the coding sequence TTGTCGTTCGTCAACGCACATCCCGAGACCCTGACATCCGCTGCCGACAGCCTGTCGAGCACTGGCTTTGCGCTCGCTTCCCAGAACGAGGCCGCGCACATCGTGACCACCGCAGTGGTCCCCCCGTCCACCGACGACGTGTCGGCCATGCTGGCTGCCCGATTCGCCATTCAGGCGCAGCTGTACCACCAGGTCAGCGCCCAAGCCACCTCCATTCACGAGATGTTCGTCGCCACTCTCAACGCCAGTGCGAACACCTACGCGACCGCCGAGGCCGCCAACGTGATCGCGGCCGGATAA
- a CDS encoding sulfurtransferase, with product MADTVAYRNPEALATPEWLAEHLDDPSVRVVDARFAIRAAAQGTLVGSGERDAYREAHIPGAVFVDVMSDLSDHDDPSVVVPPERFEELMGRLGIGDETTVVVYDSQGGTWAARLWWALRYYGHDAVMLLDGGFTCWQAKGFPLDSEIPEPPSATFTVRVRPGLRVDGDQVAHAIGRDDVCIVDALPEIFYTGAARLYPTHRAGHIPTAHNVPAPSHVDAVTHRLLSATELARLWEPVGLAPSRRVITYCGGGVFGAFALFALHVMGHENAALYDASWMEWGADSGRPVETGPRAARMTDINQQT from the coding sequence ATGGCCGATACCGTGGCCTACCGGAATCCTGAGGCCCTGGCCACGCCCGAGTGGCTCGCCGAGCATCTCGACGATCCGTCGGTCCGGGTGGTGGACGCCCGCTTCGCCATCCGGGCTGCTGCCCAAGGAACGCTGGTCGGCTCCGGGGAGCGGGACGCCTATCGTGAGGCCCACATTCCGGGCGCGGTGTTCGTCGACGTGATGAGCGACCTCTCGGATCACGATGACCCGTCCGTGGTGGTGCCGCCGGAGCGGTTCGAGGAATTGATGGGTCGCCTCGGGATCGGCGACGAGACCACGGTGGTGGTCTACGACAGCCAAGGGGGAACCTGGGCTGCCCGGCTGTGGTGGGCTCTGCGCTACTACGGCCACGACGCCGTCATGCTGCTCGACGGTGGTTTCACCTGCTGGCAGGCGAAGGGATTCCCGCTCGACAGCGAGATCCCCGAACCTCCGTCGGCGACGTTCACCGTGCGGGTGCGACCCGGGCTTCGGGTCGACGGCGATCAAGTGGCCCACGCCATCGGCCGCGACGACGTCTGCATCGTCGACGCGTTACCGGAAATTTTCTACACCGGTGCCGCTCGCCTGTACCCGACCCACCGGGCCGGTCATATCCCGACCGCCCACAACGTGCCGGCGCCGTCCCACGTGGACGCGGTCACCCATCGCTTGCTGTCCGCCACCGAACTGGCCCGGCTGTGGGAGCCGGTGGGGCTGGCGCCGTCTCGCCGTGTCATCACCTACTGCGGCGGTGGCGTGTTCGGGGCCTTCGCCCTCTTCGCGCTCCACGTCATGGGACACGAGAACGCCGCCCTTTACGACGCCTCATGGATGGAATGGGGCGCCGACTCCGGCCGGCCGGTGGAGACCGGACCGCGAGCTGCGCGCATGACCGACATCAACCAACAAACCTAA
- a CDS encoding PPE family protein — MDFAALPPEVNSGRMYAGPGAGSLLAASAAWDELAVDLHSAAASYRAVVQELTSGPWLGVSSTKMAAAAAPYATWLTATAEQAELTSTQAKSAATAHSSAFAMTVPPPLIAANRAQLATLVATNFFGQNAPAIAAAEAQYFEMWAQDAAAMYSYSAAAQAAAQMVPFTTPPQTANPGGIAAQEAAAVEVAAAATGQAATNLALETLPGALAGAAEAGSLNLPPIFGDLATLGAAPVSTMMSTAIIAAFIPEYLIAGAALPSPFGLEAAAPAAIAAGLPLGLTPTLGSAGLASATSAASAGVGNAASVSGLSVPKAWATAAPEMRLAAAEFAAPALATAGAPMMGGSPLLCAPPLMGLGPRGSAAVRAKDDQNEEAKRKAAKGRRSSMW, encoded by the coding sequence ATGGATTTCGCAGCATTACCACCGGAAGTCAACTCCGGACGCATGTACGCCGGCCCTGGCGCGGGGTCGCTGTTGGCCGCCTCTGCGGCCTGGGATGAGCTGGCTGTCGACCTTCATTCCGCGGCGGCGAGCTACCGTGCGGTCGTCCAAGAGCTGACCAGTGGCCCGTGGTTGGGCGTGTCATCAACGAAGATGGCGGCGGCGGCCGCACCGTATGCCACCTGGCTCACCGCCACGGCCGAGCAGGCGGAGCTGACCAGCACCCAGGCCAAGTCCGCAGCCACCGCCCATTCGAGCGCATTCGCGATGACCGTTCCGCCGCCCTTGATCGCTGCCAACCGTGCACAGTTGGCCACGCTGGTCGCAACGAATTTCTTCGGGCAGAACGCCCCGGCCATCGCGGCCGCCGAAGCCCAATACTTCGAGATGTGGGCCCAGGACGCGGCGGCGATGTACTCCTACAGTGCTGCCGCGCAGGCCGCAGCACAGATGGTGCCCTTCACCACGCCGCCGCAGACGGCCAACCCCGGCGGCATAGCGGCGCAAGAGGCTGCCGCCGTCGAGGTGGCTGCGGCCGCCACCGGCCAGGCCGCCACCAACCTGGCGCTGGAGACGCTGCCGGGTGCGCTGGCGGGCGCAGCTGAGGCGGGGTCGCTCAACCTTCCGCCCATCTTCGGCGATCTGGCGACGTTGGGTGCGGCGCCGGTGTCAACCATGATGAGCACCGCCATCATTGCCGCGTTCATACCCGAATACCTCATTGCCGGCGCGGCGCTCCCGTCGCCGTTCGGCCTGGAGGCGGCAGCGCCCGCTGCCATCGCGGCGGGTCTGCCATTGGGCCTGACGCCAACGCTGGGAAGTGCCGGCCTGGCTTCGGCGACATCGGCAGCATCGGCCGGGGTTGGCAATGCGGCCTCGGTCAGCGGCTTGTCGGTACCCAAGGCATGGGCCACCGCAGCCCCGGAAATGCGCTTGGCCGCTGCCGAATTCGCGGCGCCCGCGCTGGCCACAGCGGGCGCGCCGATGATGGGTGGTTCGCCGCTGCTGTGCGCTCCGCCGCTGATGGGGTTGGGTCCGCGCGGCAGCGCTGCGGTGCGGGCCAAAGACGACCAGAACGAAGAGGCCAAGCGCAAAGCAGCCAAGGGGCGACGGTCGTCTATGTGGTGA
- a CDS encoding nitronate monooxygenase → MAFSFSELTVPLIGAPMAGGPSTPALAAAVSEAGGLGFIAGGYRTAQQLAEEITSARAATSGPIGVNLFVPQPSGADVVLLDEYADLLDPLAEHYGVELGRPRFGDDDCWPEKLEVIADLRPTVVSFTFGTPSPDEMDMLRALRILTVVTVTSAYEAGVALGHGAEALVVQGPKAGGHRGTFAPDVHPGTDSLEHVLAEIAHAHGHVPLVAAGGLGTAADVAGVLGGGVVAAQVGTALLLAHEAGTNPTHRAALTNPEFTNTTVTCAFSGRYARGLENDFTRAFEDVAPVGYPEINHMTTPIRAAAVALDDPHGTSLWAGTAYRTVRSAPAADIIADLASG, encoded by the coding sequence ATGGCGTTCAGCTTCTCCGAACTCACAGTCCCATTGATCGGCGCGCCGATGGCCGGCGGTCCCAGCACACCGGCACTGGCGGCCGCGGTGTCGGAGGCCGGCGGGCTGGGGTTCATCGCTGGGGGTTATCGCACCGCCCAACAGTTGGCCGAGGAGATCACCTCCGCGCGGGCGGCAACCAGCGGTCCCATCGGTGTCAATCTGTTTGTGCCCCAACCCAGCGGCGCTGACGTGGTGTTGCTCGACGAATACGCTGATCTCCTGGATCCGCTGGCCGAGCACTACGGCGTAGAGCTGGGCCGGCCCCGCTTCGGCGACGACGACTGCTGGCCGGAGAAGCTCGAGGTGATCGCCGACCTGCGGCCCACGGTGGTGTCGTTTACGTTCGGGACGCCGTCGCCCGATGAGATGGACATGCTGCGGGCGTTGCGCATCCTGACGGTGGTCACGGTGACGTCGGCCTACGAAGCCGGAGTAGCCCTCGGACACGGCGCCGAGGCGCTGGTGGTCCAGGGCCCCAAGGCGGGCGGACATCGGGGCACTTTTGCACCGGACGTGCACCCGGGCACTGACTCGCTGGAGCATGTGCTGGCGGAGATCGCCCACGCCCATGGCCATGTCCCGTTGGTGGCGGCGGGCGGGCTCGGCACCGCTGCCGACGTGGCCGGGGTGCTGGGCGGTGGCGTGGTCGCGGCCCAGGTCGGTACCGCGTTGCTGCTGGCCCACGAGGCCGGGACCAATCCGACACACCGTGCGGCACTGACCAATCCGGAATTCACCAACACCACAGTGACGTGTGCGTTCTCCGGCCGCTATGCGCGCGGCCTGGAGAACGACTTCACCCGCGCCTTCGAGGACGTGGCTCCGGTGGGATACCCGGAGATCAACCACATGACCACCCCGATCCGGGCGGCGGCCGTGGCCCTGGACGACCCGCATGGGACGAGCCTGTGGGCCGGGACCGCCTACCGGACCGTCCGGTCGGCGCCGGCCGCCGACATCATCGCCGACTTGGCGTCGGGCTGA
- a CDS encoding insulinase family protein, protein MPRPPKADIAAPTRATLRRTTLPGGLRVVTEYLPAVRSASVGVWVGVGSRDEGATVAGAAHFLEHLLFKATPTRTAAGIAQAMDAVGGELNAFTGKEHTCYYAHVLDTDLELAVALVSDVVLNGSCAAADVDLERDVVLEELAMRDDDPEDALGDVFLTTLFGDHPIGRPVIGNVESVSSMTRAQLRSFHQRRYTPERMVVAVAGNIDHDTVVALVREHFGHRLIRGEKPAEPRRGTSRVPGTPGLTVVNRDADQTHMSLGVRAPGRYWQHRQALAVLNTALGGGLSSRLFQQVRETRGLAYSIYSSVDTFADAGALSVYTACQPDRFAEVAAVTAEVLESVARDGITADECRIAKGSLRGGLVLGLEDSGSRMNRLGRTELNYGRHRPIARTLRELSAVTVDEVNAVARQLLRQPYGVAVLGPYRSKGALPTRLRALAG, encoded by the coding sequence ATGCCGCGGCCACCGAAAGCTGACATCGCGGCGCCAACGCGCGCCACACTGCGACGCACCACTTTGCCGGGCGGACTGCGGGTAGTCACTGAGTACCTGCCCGCGGTTCGTTCGGCGTCGGTGGGCGTCTGGGTCGGCGTCGGATCGCGCGACGAGGGCGCCACGGTGGCCGGGGCGGCGCACTTCCTGGAGCACCTGCTGTTCAAGGCGACCCCGACCCGCACGGCGGCCGGCATCGCCCAGGCGATGGACGCGGTCGGTGGTGAGCTCAACGCCTTCACCGGCAAAGAGCACACCTGCTATTACGCCCACGTGCTCGACACCGATCTGGAGCTGGCCGTCGCGCTGGTGAGCGATGTGGTGCTCAATGGGTCCTGCGCGGCTGCCGACGTCGACCTCGAACGTGATGTGGTTCTTGAGGAACTCGCGATGCGCGATGACGACCCCGAGGACGCGTTGGGTGATGTGTTCCTGACGACGCTGTTCGGTGACCATCCGATCGGCCGGCCGGTGATCGGTAATGTCGAGTCGGTGTCGTCAATGACACGCGCACAGTTGCGGTCGTTCCACCAGCGCCGATACACACCGGAGCGCATGGTGGTCGCGGTTGCCGGCAACATCGACCATGACACGGTCGTGGCGCTGGTGCGAGAACACTTCGGGCATCGCCTGATTCGAGGCGAGAAGCCCGCCGAGCCGCGCCGCGGCACTTCCCGGGTGCCGGGCACGCCCGGGCTGACGGTGGTCAACCGCGACGCCGATCAGACGCACATGTCTCTGGGGGTACGTGCGCCCGGACGCTATTGGCAACACCGTCAGGCGTTGGCGGTGCTCAACACCGCTCTGGGCGGCGGTCTGAGTTCCCGGCTGTTCCAACAGGTTCGGGAAACCCGTGGCCTGGCCTACTCGATCTACTCGTCGGTGGACACCTTCGCCGACGCCGGCGCACTGTCCGTGTACACCGCATGCCAGCCGGACCGGTTCGCCGAGGTGGCAGCGGTGACCGCCGAGGTGCTCGAATCGGTGGCGCGCGATGGGATTACCGCCGACGAGTGTCGAATCGCCAAAGGATCGTTGCGCGGGGGATTGGTGCTGGGCCTAGAGGATTCCGGTTCCCGGATGAATCGACTGGGCCGTACCGAGTTGAACTACGGCCGGCATCGGCCCATCGCGCGCACCCTGCGGGAACTGTCCGCGGTCACCGTCGACGAGGTCAACGCCGTGGCCCGCCAGCTGTTGCGCCAGCCTTATGGCGTCGCCGTTCTGGGTCCGTACCGCTCGAAAGGGGCGCTGCCAACCCGTCTGCGGGCGCTTGCCGGTTGA
- a CDS encoding alpha/beta hydrolase has translation MSGVAEIHRGSLRARIIYAVFAAVMPRLVRWVSRRGGPEAMPGMLAQLGRRTNTVARLQRLRPYFRIRFAREFAATVPVEIVRRADCVAPLGDGAILYFHGGGFFTGGLDTHLHVVAALARRTRLPVVHVDYRQFPDVSVDGSVEDCVGAYRWLLEQGADPAKTVIAGDSAGGFLTFATALRAQQEGLPAPAGVIGISALLELEGTARSTHPNMGTDAFGIADALPDLVEHVCPSLPMRHDLSPINGRLETMPPALLIAAESEILRCDNERLHAALLAQGRSSRLELWDHQVHAFPALFPFLPDSRAAFDLMVRFVAERLADADRPDETRREVS, from the coding sequence ATGTCTGGTGTTGCTGAGATTCATCGTGGAAGTTTGCGGGCCAGAATCATCTACGCCGTCTTCGCGGCGGTAATGCCGCGGTTGGTGCGGTGGGTCAGCCGCCGTGGCGGCCCCGAGGCCATGCCCGGAATGTTGGCGCAGTTGGGCCGCCGCACCAACACCGTCGCCCGCCTGCAACGGCTGCGACCGTATTTCCGGATCCGCTTCGCCCGCGAGTTCGCCGCAACGGTTCCGGTCGAGATTGTGCGCCGAGCAGATTGCGTCGCCCCGTTGGGCGACGGCGCCATCTTGTACTTTCACGGCGGCGGGTTTTTCACCGGTGGTCTCGACACCCACCTGCACGTCGTGGCGGCCCTGGCCCGGCGCACCCGGCTGCCGGTCGTGCACGTCGACTATCGGCAATTCCCCGATGTGAGCGTGGACGGCTCGGTGGAGGACTGCGTCGGCGCCTACCGCTGGCTGCTCGAGCAGGGGGCCGACCCGGCCAAGACGGTGATCGCCGGAGATTCCGCAGGGGGTTTCCTCACGTTCGCCACCGCCCTGCGAGCCCAGCAGGAAGGGTTGCCGGCACCCGCCGGAGTCATCGGGATCTCGGCACTGCTGGAGCTCGAAGGAACGGCCCGCAGTACTCACCCGAACATGGGCACCGACGCATTCGGCATAGCGGACGCGCTGCCGGATCTGGTCGAGCATGTGTGCCCGTCGCTGCCGATGCGTCACGACCTGTCGCCGATCAACGGCCGGCTGGAGACCATGCCGCCGGCGCTGCTGATCGCCGCCGAGTCGGAGATCCTGCGCTGCGACAACGAACGGCTGCACGCCGCGCTCCTGGCGCAGGGCCGGTCCAGCCGCCTTGAGCTGTGGGACCATCAGGTGCACGCGTTCCCGGCGCTGTTCCCCTTCCTGCCGGACAGTCGGGCGGCGTTTGACCTGATGGTCCGTTTCGTCGCCGAACGTCTTGCCGATGCCGACCGGCCCGACGAGACTCGCCGGGAAGTGTCGTAA
- a CDS encoding NAD(P)H-dependent oxidoreductase, which produces MFEAVLSGATDGQIEGVDVVRRAALEVSPTDMLAADGYLLGSPANLGYVSGALKHAFDVCYYPILDSTRGRPFGLYLHGNEGTEGAERAVDSITTGLGWVKAADYVVVSGKPGKPDLDACWELGATVAAQLMD; this is translated from the coding sequence ATGTTCGAGGCGGTGCTGTCCGGGGCGACGGACGGGCAGATCGAGGGTGTCGACGTGGTGCGCCGCGCCGCGCTCGAGGTGTCGCCCACTGACATGCTGGCCGCCGACGGCTATCTGCTGGGCAGCCCCGCCAACCTGGGCTATGTCAGCGGCGCGCTCAAGCACGCCTTCGACGTCTGTTACTACCCGATCCTGGACTCGACCCGCGGCAGGCCGTTCGGCCTCTATCTGCACGGCAACGAAGGAACCGAGGGCGCCGAACGGGCCGTCGACTCCATCACGACGGGCCTGGGATGGGTCAAAGCGGCCGACTACGTGGTGGTGTCGGGCAAGCCGGGCAAGCCAGACCTGGACGCGTGCTGGGAGCTTGGCGCGACGGTGGCCGCGCAGCTCATGGACTAA
- a CDS encoding metalloregulator ArsR/SmtB family transcription factor, protein MPISRDTPIAEAAAPAAARTEDTSPCPPLDQAMSRDEAERIAKLFKALADPTRVQLLGLLRGRPGGECGYDMTGPLGISQPSVSYHVKVLHEAGLVTRERRGSWVFYRICEERLAEIRRVAGLTSPGTTT, encoded by the coding sequence ATGCCAATTTCTCGGGATACCCCGATTGCCGAAGCTGCGGCACCTGCAGCGGCGAGGACCGAGGACACGAGCCCCTGTCCGCCGCTGGACCAGGCGATGTCCCGCGACGAGGCCGAACGGATTGCCAAGCTGTTCAAGGCCCTGGCTGACCCGACCAGAGTCCAACTCCTCGGATTGCTCAGAGGCAGACCGGGCGGGGAATGCGGCTACGACATGACCGGCCCACTCGGTATCTCCCAACCGAGCGTGAGTTACCACGTGAAGGTCCTTCACGAGGCAGGCCTGGTCACGCGGGAGCGTCGCGGAAGCTGGGTCTTCTACCGCATCTGTGAAGAACGGCTGGCCGAGATCCGCCGGGTGGCGGGGCTAACCTCGCCGGGCACCACTACCTGA
- a CDS encoding PDR/VanB family oxidoreductase: MTQEIWRSRPADLYGRRQHDRLFNALWGAITVFGGMAALSRWKPSRVTPVSRTIAAVVTKREMLTSDVVALTLADPDGGLLPSWTPGGHIDVQLPSGRRRQYSLCGVPGHRTEYRIAVRRLDDGGGGSVEMHQAYAEGDTLLFEGPRNAFYLGTGESEVLFVIGGIGVTPMLPMLREAAQRGIDWRAVYAGRSRADMPLLGEVLAVDPGRVTVWADDEHGHFAGTEELLAGAGPRTAVYVCGPSAMLEAVRVTRDQHADAPLHYERFSPPPVVDGAPFELELARSRRLMAIPADRSALDVMLDADPTTAYSCRQGFCGTCRVKVVSGDVDRRGRTAEGGDEMLVCVSRANGGRIVIDA, encoded by the coding sequence ATGACGCAGGAGATCTGGAGGTCTCGCCCCGCTGACCTTTACGGCCGGCGACAGCATGACCGGCTGTTCAATGCGCTCTGGGGAGCGATCACCGTATTCGGTGGAATGGCGGCGCTTTCGCGATGGAAGCCGTCCCGGGTGACACCGGTGTCACGGACGATCGCGGCCGTCGTCACCAAGCGGGAGATGCTGACCAGCGACGTGGTGGCGCTCACCCTGGCGGACCCCGACGGCGGACTGTTGCCGTCGTGGACGCCGGGCGGTCACATCGACGTGCAGTTGCCCTCGGGCCGCCGCCGGCAGTACTCGCTGTGCGGCGTGCCGGGACATCGCACCGAGTACCGCATCGCGGTACGCCGGCTCGACGACGGGGGTGGCGGCTCGGTTGAGATGCACCAGGCCTATGCCGAGGGCGACACGCTGCTGTTCGAAGGTCCGCGCAACGCGTTCTATCTGGGCACCGGTGAGAGCGAGGTGCTGTTCGTGATCGGCGGGATCGGCGTGACCCCGATGCTGCCGATGCTGCGCGAGGCCGCCCAGCGCGGAATCGATTGGCGCGCGGTCTATGCCGGCCGCAGCCGCGCCGACATGCCGTTGCTCGGCGAGGTGCTGGCCGTGGATCCCGGACGGGTCACGGTGTGGGCCGACGACGAGCACGGCCACTTCGCGGGCACCGAGGAGCTGTTGGCCGGTGCCGGACCGCGGACCGCGGTGTACGTGTGCGGCCCCAGCGCGATGCTCGAAGCGGTGCGTGTCACCCGCGACCAACACGCTGACGCGCCGCTGCACTATGAGCGGTTCAGCCCGCCGCCGGTGGTCGACGGGGCGCCGTTCGAGCTGGAGCTCGCCCGATCGCGGCGGCTAATGGCGATTCCCGCGGACCGCTCGGCGCTGGACGTGATGCTCGACGCCGATCCGACGACCGCATACTCGTGCCGGCAGGGATTCTGCGGCACCTGCAGGGTCAAGGTGGTCTCCGGGGACGTTGACCGGCGTGGACGCACCGCGGAGGGCGGCGACGAGATGCTGGTCTGCGTTTCGCGGGCCAACGGGGGACGCATCGTCATCGACGCCTGA
- a CDS encoding metal-dependent hydrolase → MLKVDDSAAGPHDGSLDHERIVLQARDVGFDWSDLPVHYVPGEPFVTHFCNVLHLLLPAGEEFFVEVFKQALPLIKDDQLRLDVQGFIGQEATHSQAHTAVVDHLAARGVDMSPFTGQIKWLFDKLLGDRPTWSERRQQRWLLERVALVSAVEHYTAILGEWVLESPGLDEVGTHPAMLDMLRWHGAEEVEHKAVAFDVMKHLRAGFFRQVRTQLAVTPLMLLLWVRGLRFMYQVDPQLPAGTKPRWRDWFIAARRGLVPSPFEFLPAIASYYRPGFHPAQLGGVEKAVNYLAVSPAARATH, encoded by the coding sequence ATGCTCAAGGTCGATGACAGCGCCGCCGGACCGCATGACGGGTCACTGGATCACGAGCGCATCGTCCTGCAAGCCCGCGACGTGGGGTTCGACTGGTCGGACCTGCCGGTGCACTACGTGCCCGGCGAGCCCTTCGTCACCCACTTCTGCAATGTGCTGCACCTGTTGCTGCCGGCCGGCGAGGAGTTCTTCGTTGAGGTGTTCAAGCAGGCGCTACCGCTGATCAAGGACGACCAGCTGCGGCTCGACGTCCAGGGCTTCATCGGTCAGGAGGCCACCCACTCCCAGGCGCACACCGCCGTCGTCGACCACCTGGCCGCCCGTGGCGTCGACATGTCGCCGTTTACCGGCCAGATCAAGTGGCTCTTCGACAAGCTGCTCGGTGACCGGCCGACCTGGAGCGAGCGCCGCCAGCAGCGCTGGCTACTGGAGCGGGTGGCTCTGGTGTCCGCTGTCGAGCACTACACAGCGATTCTCGGAGAGTGGGTGCTGGAGAGCCCCGGGCTGGACGAGGTCGGCACCCATCCGGCGATGCTGGACATGTTGCGCTGGCACGGCGCCGAAGAGGTTGAGCACAAGGCCGTCGCGTTCGACGTCATGAAGCACCTGCGGGCCGGGTTCTTCCGGCAGGTCCGTACTCAGTTGGCCGTCACGCCCCTGATGCTGCTGCTGTGGGTGCGCGGCCTGCGGTTCATGTACCAGGTGGACCCGCAACTGCCGGCCGGAACCAAGCCGCGCTGGCGGGACTGGTTTATCGCGGCGCGCCGCGGGCTGGTGCCCTCGCCGTTCGAATTCCTGCCCGCGATTGCCTCCTACTACCGTCCCGGCTTTCACCCGGCGCAACTCGGCGGCGTGGAGAAGGCGGTCAACTACTTGGCCGTGTCGCCCGCCGCCCGCGCCACGCACTGA